In a single window of the Coprothermobacter proteolyticus DSM 5265 genome:
- the secY gene encoding preprotein translocase subunit SecY gives MWQVLKASWEFKETRVRILYTVLFLVIFRAGTFLPIPGVNPEAINVLQEQAGFLGILNFFTGGSSYYTISIFTLGVLPYINASIIMQLLGVIFPALENLRKEGEEGRKKLQMYVRWLGAALSVIMSYAAYLYFSYGLAVGGSSLITPSFQSAVVTTLILAAGSMFLVWLGEVFTMKGLGNGVSLIIFSGILARVVPSLIQFFQTSKSASSSIISVVIAIIFGLALVFITTAAYLAERKIPVQYASRIRGTKVYGGQATTIPIRLLQAGVMPIIFASAFINAPTVISGWFPQSGFTKWWGTYFNHMTIWYNLAYFILVIFFAYFYNTIAYDPDEIAKNIQKQGGFIPGIRPGKPTADYIAGVIYRLTLPASIFLGLVAVLPDLFMQLFGMGRLFLFGGTSLLIVIGVALEIFRQLEAYVQLRHYKGFLEL, from the coding sequence ATGTGGCAAGTGCTGAAAGCATCGTGGGAGTTTAAGGAAACACGTGTCCGCATATTGTACACGGTTCTGTTTCTGGTTATCTTCCGTGCAGGCACATTCTTGCCCATACCAGGCGTAAATCCTGAAGCTATCAACGTTCTTCAAGAACAAGCAGGTTTTTTGGGCATTCTTAACTTCTTCACGGGAGGATCATCTTACTACACCATATCCATATTCACCCTGGGCGTATTGCCTTACATTAACGCGTCCATCATCATGCAGCTGTTAGGAGTCATATTCCCGGCGTTGGAAAACCTCCGTAAAGAAGGCGAAGAGGGTAGAAAGAAACTGCAAATGTACGTTAGGTGGCTTGGAGCTGCACTATCTGTTATCATGTCCTATGCCGCCTACCTTTATTTCTCCTATGGTTTAGCTGTGGGAGGTTCTTCGCTTATCACACCAAGTTTCCAATCAGCAGTGGTGACCACTTTAATCCTGGCAGCTGGATCCATGTTCTTGGTTTGGCTTGGTGAAGTATTTACCATGAAAGGTTTGGGAAATGGTGTTTCGCTCATTATCTTCTCTGGTATTCTTGCTCGCGTTGTGCCATCCTTGATACAGTTCTTCCAAACATCTAAGAGTGCCAGCTCCAGCATAATCTCGGTAGTCATTGCCATCATCTTCGGTCTGGCGTTAGTGTTTATTACCACTGCGGCATACTTAGCAGAACGTAAAATTCCGGTGCAGTACGCAAGCCGTATCAGAGGTACAAAGGTTTATGGTGGGCAAGCAACCACTATTCCCATAAGACTTCTACAAGCTGGCGTTATGCCCATCATCTTTGCGTCTGCGTTTATTAACGCACCTACGGTTATTTCAGGGTGGTTTCCACAATCCGGCTTCACCAAATGGTGGGGTACATATTTTAACCACATGACAATTTGGTACAACTTAGCATATTTCATTTTGGTTATATTCTTTGCCTACTTCTACAACACCATTGCGTATGATCCTGACGAAATCGCAAAGAATATCCAAAAACAAGGTGGCTTCATACCTGGAATACGTCCAGGTAAGCCAACAGCTGACTATATCGCAGGCGTCATTTACCGTCTGACATTGCCTGCGTCCATATTCTTGGGCCTGGTTGCGGTGCTTCCTGACTTGTTCATGCAATTATTCGGTATGGGAAGGCTTTTCC